Proteins from a single region of Antricoccus suffuscus:
- a CDS encoding cyclase family protein, which translates to MSDVLAEYIEKYSNWGRWGVDDELGALNFVGPDQIKSAAGLVTDGKVISLSLPYDANGPQIGGGRTNPQLFMTMTGSDAASGRQDRLRRGGGDAKGFGYADDYIVMPNQCGTQWDAFAHIFYKGKMYNNRDASEVDSRGAHRNGIQNFTGKIVMRGVLLDIPKLTGRAAMDPGEAVTTAMLDDACAAEGVEIRSGDAVLVRTGHLGVRRNEWRDYAGGASPGLSLHTAPWLHEHEVAAIVTDTWGMEVKPNEIDVYQPLHIVALTYMGIPIGEIFDLEALAEDCAADGRYEFMFSASPLPITGAVGSALSALAIK; encoded by the coding sequence ATGTCGGATGTCCTTGCCGAGTACATCGAAAAGTATTCGAACTGGGGAAGGTGGGGTGTCGACGACGAACTTGGCGCCCTCAACTTCGTTGGTCCAGACCAGATCAAGTCTGCGGCCGGCCTGGTGACCGACGGCAAGGTCATCTCGTTGTCCCTGCCGTACGACGCCAACGGTCCGCAGATTGGCGGTGGGCGGACCAATCCGCAACTGTTCATGACCATGACCGGTTCGGACGCGGCCTCGGGGCGCCAGGATCGGCTGCGCCGTGGTGGCGGTGACGCCAAGGGGTTCGGGTATGCCGATGACTACATCGTCATGCCCAACCAGTGCGGCACTCAGTGGGACGCATTCGCGCACATCTTCTACAAGGGGAAGATGTATAACAACCGGGACGCCTCCGAGGTCGACTCCCGCGGTGCGCACCGCAATGGAATCCAGAACTTCACCGGCAAGATAGTGATGCGCGGTGTGCTGCTGGACATCCCGAAACTGACCGGACGGGCCGCTATGGATCCGGGCGAGGCGGTCACTACTGCGATGCTCGACGACGCGTGTGCGGCCGAGGGTGTGGAGATTCGCAGCGGCGATGCCGTACTCGTGCGGACGGGGCATCTCGGCGTACGGCGCAATGAGTGGCGGGACTACGCCGGCGGTGCGTCCCCCGGGCTGTCGCTGCACACCGCTCCGTGGCTGCACGAGCACGAGGTCGCTGCGATCGTCACCGATACATGGGGAATGGAAGTAAAGCCCAACGAGATCGACGTTTACCAGCCACTGCACATCGTCGCCCTCACCTACATGGGGATCCCGATCGGCGAGATCTTCGACCTCGAAGCGCTCGCAGAGGACTGCGCGGCCGACGGACGGTACGAGTTCATGTTCAGCGCCTCTCCCCTGCCCATCACGGGCGCTGTCGGCTCGGCCCTCAGCGCGCTCGCCATCAAATAG